Proteins encoded within one genomic window of Hemiscyllium ocellatum isolate sHemOce1 chromosome 1, sHemOce1.pat.X.cur, whole genome shotgun sequence:
- the tmem192 gene encoding transmembrane protein 192 isoform X2, protein MKENFFTDATQSVEEDPLIDHSLLYGDALVGEMRAHFKGVPTVCWGILLAFLHVTFVVLAFLLVFLCETPADLCRNVLGSFNAVAIITITKVILSVIYAVFEYYLQIQHSKFRARGYLELYRSIRHLKRLPLLIHSAGNAVLLILFVLMQLKLETLVIYFILGVLTVELFFSSVCLIIYTVKIIKFNQLKPCPDIQEEERRHRYPNLTNVLSETGFRDGSNLENLVEKQADLIDYLKMHNVELSKRLLTLTSQQVRD, encoded by the exons AACTTCTTCACTGATGCAACCCAAAGTGTGGAAGAGGATCCACTAATAGACCATTCCCTCCTTTATGGCGATGCTCTAGTTGGTGAAATGCGAGCCCATTTCAAAGGTGTGCCAACAGTCTGTTGGGGAATTCTGTTAGCATTTCTGCAT GTTACTTTTGTAGTTCTGGCATTCCTTTTAGTCTTCCTGTGTGAAACACCAGCTGACCTTTGCAGAAATGTCCTTGGGTCCTTCAATGCTGTGGCAATTATAACAATTACAAAAGTTATCCTTTCGGTTATCTATGCTGTCTTTGAATATTACTTGCAAATACAGCATTCCAAGTTCAGGGCAAGAGGCTATCTGGAATTGTACCGCTCCATTAGGCATCTGAAGCGTCTACCGTTACTCATTCATTCTGCAG GAAATGCAGTACTCTTAATACTTTTTGTACTGATGCAGCTTAAACTGGAAACTCTGGTGATCTACTTCATTCTTGGAGTTCTGACAGTGGAGCTTTTCTTTTCTTCAGTATGCCTAATCATTTACACAG TAAAGATTATAAAATTCAATCAGTTGAAACCATGTCCTGACATCCAAGAGGAAGAGCGAAGGCATCGATATCCTAATCTCACCAATGTTCTCTCTGAAACTGGATTCAG GGATGGATCAAATTTGGAAAACCTTGTAGAAAAACAAGCAGACCTCATTGACTACTTAAAAATGCACAATGTGGAATTAAGTAAAAGGCTgctgactttaacttcccaacaAGTCCGAGACTGA
- the tmem192 gene encoding transmembrane protein 192 isoform X1 has translation MNSEPRQRQENFFTDATQSVEEDPLIDHSLLYGDALVGEMRAHFKGVPTVCWGILLAFLHVTFVVLAFLLVFLCETPADLCRNVLGSFNAVAIITITKVILSVIYAVFEYYLQIQHSKFRARGYLELYRSIRHLKRLPLLIHSAGNAVLLILFVLMQLKLETLVIYFILGVLTVELFFSSVCLIIYTVKIIKFNQLKPCPDIQEEERRHRYPNLTNVLSETGFRDGSNLENLVEKQADLIDYLKMHNVELSKRLLTLTSQQVRD, from the exons AACTTCTTCACTGATGCAACCCAAAGTGTGGAAGAGGATCCACTAATAGACCATTCCCTCCTTTATGGCGATGCTCTAGTTGGTGAAATGCGAGCCCATTTCAAAGGTGTGCCAACAGTCTGTTGGGGAATTCTGTTAGCATTTCTGCAT GTTACTTTTGTAGTTCTGGCATTCCTTTTAGTCTTCCTGTGTGAAACACCAGCTGACCTTTGCAGAAATGTCCTTGGGTCCTTCAATGCTGTGGCAATTATAACAATTACAAAAGTTATCCTTTCGGTTATCTATGCTGTCTTTGAATATTACTTGCAAATACAGCATTCCAAGTTCAGGGCAAGAGGCTATCTGGAATTGTACCGCTCCATTAGGCATCTGAAGCGTCTACCGTTACTCATTCATTCTGCAG GAAATGCAGTACTCTTAATACTTTTTGTACTGATGCAGCTTAAACTGGAAACTCTGGTGATCTACTTCATTCTTGGAGTTCTGACAGTGGAGCTTTTCTTTTCTTCAGTATGCCTAATCATTTACACAG TAAAGATTATAAAATTCAATCAGTTGAAACCATGTCCTGACATCCAAGAGGAAGAGCGAAGGCATCGATATCCTAATCTCACCAATGTTCTCTCTGAAACTGGATTCAG GGATGGATCAAATTTGGAAAACCTTGTAGAAAAACAAGCAGACCTCATTGACTACTTAAAAATGCACAATGTGGAATTAAGTAAAAGGCTgctgactttaacttcccaacaAGTCCGAGACTGA